In Candida orthopsilosis Co 90-125, chromosome 4 draft sequence, the genomic stretch AGAATCGATTTGTAGATCTTCATGACAATAATTTTTTCTAAGATCTGCTTTTTCAATGGCAATTGACTTAAGACTAAGTTTTCTTAGTGTGCGTGGTAAATTGGAACCATCAACATTTGGCCataatttgattaaaaatTATCTGCACAACCAAAATTGTCAGTTATTAACTTTCAATAAGTGGAGTTCAAGTCTATAAATATGGATTGTTTTCCCAAAATTCATATATGGCAAATACGTAGCTTTAAGAAATACTATTATTCTCAATAACTTTATAATATTCGCTATGTGAGTCTTTTGGAGTTAAGTTGGTTTTGGTTAACAAATCTACACTCAAGACAAATATAGTGCCTTTTGCACTAACTCACTCACAACCATTAACAAAATGCTGATCACATTCAAGTTAAATAAGAGTACAACATATCAAGTACAACAAGTACTAAGTGTATATTTGGAGTTTCTCGATATCTTGACCTGTATTGAGAGTCGCACTGTATTCCTTAATTTACCTAGAAAAGTTGACAACGTGACAGGAAGGAGCATATTAACAAATAATACTATATATAGTCTACATACATGTAGCTCCCCAGCAGCTCATCCACTATATACATTTACTTCCTCCACCACACCGGTTCATCTTCCTTCTTTCTGTGAATTCTTTTTATCTCATAATCCTCCTCCACCTTATCCAAATGATCTGTTAACAACCCCAGAAGCCTATAGTAATCATCTTTCTTGTTAACCTTTCTCTTATTCTCAATCATATCCAACATTTCCTCCTCTCCTAGCTGGCGGTATTTCTCATCGTATTTTTCCCACTTGACGCTGGTGAATTTCTGAAGGTAGATTGATCCTGCAACAATCGAAAGCAAAAATGGAAGCCCTAGATATAAGAAGTGGTTTTTCTTGACAAGTTTGGAATAGCGCCCAGCTATGGTCTTGTCATATAGCTCTTGCTCTTTCTTTCCTCTGAAAACGTTGGTTCCGAATCTAGCCattggttgatgaatcGTTGGTTTGgtaattttaatttttgcGTCACAAGAGAAAAAGCTCATCTGATGCACTTTGGAATCAACGATGGTATCATTTTCATGCGAAGTCTGTAACGATACAGTGgtcaagaagaagttggGTCAACATCAGCAGAGATGCCGTGGAGCCTACTTTACCTGTATTGACTGTTCAACCACGTTTCATAACAACGACCACAATAAACACACCAGTTGTATATCAGAGGCtgaaaaatatgaaaaGAGTTTGTACAAGGGTAAAAAGAAGCAACCAAAGGAGCAACCAAAGGGGCAATCAAAGGAGCCACCAAAGCCAAAAGAACCTGCAGGCAAGACATCACCACTTGCGCTGTTGGTCACTGAAAAGTCAAACTTTTATAAAGTCCTCAAAAAGGCATCGAAAGAtgataaaaagaaactaaaggagattttgaaaaacttgacCGTGTCAAACGTTGATGGGAGATTAATCATTCAGTAGTTACTTGTTTATATACTTGTTCACTTTGTTATAGAATAGAGGTAGGTTTTTAAAATCAAAGGAAAAGCTATCCAAAAAGTATTCAGGCAACAACTTCATTGCTTCCTCATTACCATCGAAAATGGGAATGTAGGTTACCTCTGAGCCATCCTTCGGTAGTATTAGTTTGTAATGAATTTCCAACTCCTTACCCGAAGACTTCATCTCGTAAACCAATTCCTTTCCATTATCATTAAAGTAGGTAACTTTCAATCCACTCATAATCTCAAGAATATCCAACGAGTAGAACACGTCTTCAttgttttgctttttcACGGGGGAGCCAAATTGAGACCTGCTCTCCAACTCCTCTGTTAGTCTGGCgttttcttcttgtaaTTCCAGTATCAATTTGTGATCTGCCGCCATTTGCTCCTCGGCAAACTCCTTATATTTCGCGTGTATAACATCTGCCTTCGTGTGTACATATTGATTGATTAGGTCCACCATGGATGATGGATCATTCTGCAACAATGCATCTT encodes the following:
- a CDS encoding Cox16 protein (S. cerevisiae homolog COX16 has role in mitochondrial respiratory chain complex IV assembly and localizes to mitochondrial inner membrane); this translates as MSFFSCDAKIKITKPTIHQPMARFGTNVFRGKKEQELYDKTIAGRYSKLVKKNHFLYLGLPFLLSIVAGSIYLQKFTSVKWEKYDEKYRQLGEEEMLDMIENKRKVNKKDDYYRLSGLLTDHLDKVEEDYEIKRIHRKKEDEPVWWRK
- a CDS encoding Csm1 protein (S. cerevisiae homolog CSM1 has role rDNA condensation, homologous chromosome segregation, protein localization to nucleolar rDNA repeats and localizes to monopolin complex, nucleolus, nuclear); translation: MAKAKQNKATKSSPRPIFAEDALLQNDPSSMVDLINQYVHTKADVIHAKYKEFAEEQMAADHKLISELQEENARLTEELESRSQFGSPVKKQNNEDVFYSLDILEIMSGLKVTYFNDNGKELVYEMKSSGKELEIHYKLILPKDGSEVTYIPIFDGNEEAMKLLPEYFLDSFSFDFKNLPLFYNKVNKYINK